From Sulfurovum zhangzhouensis, one genomic window encodes:
- a CDS encoding DedA family protein, protein MLHEIAQTIVSYIGDLGYIGIFLLMFLESTFFPFPSEIVMIPAGYLAYRGEMNLYGVVFAGILGSVAGALFNYYLAIYVGRTFILRYGKYFFIKEETMEKLERFFQTHGELSTFNGRLIPGIRQLISLPAGLARMHVGKFSLYTGLGAGIWVIVLVSLGYLLGSQEELISEYLRSATLIALLCVILITLFYVVRHKRRKKILDND, encoded by the coding sequence ATGTTACATGAAATAGCACAAACTATCGTTTCTTATATTGGTGATCTTGGCTACATCGGTATCTTTCTGCTCATGTTTCTTGAGAGTACTTTTTTCCCTTTCCCGAGTGAAATTGTAATGATCCCGGCTGGTTACCTTGCATATCGAGGTGAAATGAATCTGTATGGTGTTGTTTTTGCCGGTATTTTAGGTTCTGTGGCAGGAGCACTCTTCAACTATTATTTAGCAATTTACGTAGGGCGTACATTTATTCTACGATATGGCAAATATTTTTTTATCAAAGAAGAGACGATGGAAAAGCTTGAGCGGTTTTTTCAAACACATGGAGAACTTTCTACATTTAACGGCAGACTTATTCCCGGTATACGCCAGCTTATATCATTGCCTGCAGGATTGGCAAGAATGCATGTTGGAAAGTTCTCTTTGTATACAGGACTTGGAGCCGGTATATGGGTGATAGTCCTGGTATCGCTGGGATACCTGTTGGGATCACAAGAAGAGCTTATTTCAGAGTACCTGCGTTCAGCGACACTGATCGCACTACTGTGCGTAATACTTATTACTCTCTTTTATGTCGTAAGACATAAAAGACGCAAGAAAATTCTGGATAATGATTAG
- the accA gene encoding acetyl-CoA carboxylase carboxyl transferase subunit alpha, whose translation MATYLEFEKKIEQIQEEIVSAYAIANMDAVARLQSDLEKEVNKTFGALSDFQKLQLARHPDRPYALDYIKEIMHDAYEIHGDRAFRDDPAILCYIGWIGDQKAMVIGEQKGRGQKNKIKRNFGMPNPEGYRKALRAVRLAEKFDIPVMMLIDTPGAYPGLGAEERGQSEAIAKNLFEFAAVKVPMISIVIGEGGSGGALAIGVADKLAMMRYSVFSVISPEGCSAILWNDPSKVEVATKALKITPNDLYEHKLVDDVLEEPLIGAHRDKDTAATVIKNYFLENVKALRGLSVDELLEQRYQRLTAVGAFSE comes from the coding sequence ATGGCAACATACTTAGAGTTTGAGAAGAAGATCGAGCAGATACAAGAAGAGATTGTTTCTGCATATGCCATCGCCAATATGGATGCTGTAGCGAGACTACAAAGTGATTTGGAAAAAGAGGTAAACAAGACATTTGGTGCACTCTCAGATTTTCAAAAACTTCAACTTGCACGTCATCCGGATAGACCTTATGCTCTTGATTATATTAAAGAGATCATGCATGATGCATATGAGATCCATGGAGACCGTGCATTCCGTGATGATCCGGCTATTTTATGTTATATTGGCTGGATCGGTGATCAAAAAGCAATGGTAATCGGAGAACAAAAAGGGCGAGGGCAGAAGAACAAGATCAAAAGAAACTTTGGTATGCCAAATCCTGAAGGGTATAGAAAAGCATTGCGTGCAGTAAGGCTTGCAGAAAAGTTTGATATTCCTGTAATGATGTTAATTGACACTCCGGGTGCATATCCTGGTTTAGGTGCAGAAGAGCGTGGACAGAGTGAAGCGATTGCTAAAAACCTTTTTGAATTTGCAGCAGTAAAAGTACCAATGATCTCCATCGTGATCGGTGAAGGCGGTTCAGGAGGTGCCTTGGCAATCGGTGTAGCTGATAAGCTTGCAATGATGCGTTACTCAGTCTTTTCAGTCATCTCTCCTGAAGGATGTTCTGCAATTCTTTGGAATGACCCAAGTAAAGTAGAAGTCGCAACTAAAGCATTGAAGATCACTCCAAATGACCTGTATGAGCATAAGCTTGTAGATGATGTTCTAGAAGAACCGCTTATTGGTGCGCATCGTGACAAAGATACAGCGGCTACAGTGATCAAGAACTACTTCTTAGAAAATGTAAAGGCGCTTAGAGGACTAAGTGTAGATGAACTTCTTGAGCAACGTTATCAAAGATTAACTGCTGTTGGTGCTTTTTCTGAATAA
- a CDS encoding beta-ketoacyl-ACP synthase II yields MRRVVVTGLGMINSLGLEKESAFAAMVEGKCGIKEITSFDTENHSVKIAGEITDFDPSTVLDAKEAKKADRFIQLGMKAAQEAMDDAKIPENTDMERFGVVSASGIGGLPNIEKNSVICESKGPRRISPFFIPSSLVNMLGGFVSIYQGLKGPNLSAVTACAASTHAINEAAKSIMVGTADKMLVVGAEAAICEVGIGGFAAMKALSTRNDDPQTASRPFDADRDGFIMGEGAGALVLEAYEDAVARGATIYGELIGFGESGDASHITSPSMDGPLRAMQMAYKMAGEPKVDYVNAHGTSTPANDKNETAALKELFGGKENCPPVSSIKGQIGHCLGAAGAIEAVTCLMAMRDGVLPPTINYMTPDENCDLDYVPNEARKADLNIVMSNSFGFGGTNGVVIFKKI; encoded by the coding sequence GTGAGAAGAGTAGTAGTGACAGGTTTAGGGATGATCAACTCTCTAGGACTTGAAAAAGAGAGCGCATTTGCTGCAATGGTCGAGGGTAAGTGTGGTATCAAAGAGATCACATCATTTGATACAGAGAACCACTCAGTGAAGATTGCAGGAGAAATCACGGATTTTGATCCGTCTACTGTTCTGGATGCAAAAGAAGCGAAAAAAGCTGACAGGTTTATTCAACTTGGAATGAAAGCGGCACAAGAGGCAATGGATGATGCTAAAATCCCTGAAAATACTGACATGGAGAGATTTGGTGTCGTATCTGCGTCTGGTATCGGTGGATTGCCAAACATTGAGAAGAACTCTGTAATCTGTGAAAGCAAAGGTCCAAGGAGAATCTCTCCATTCTTCATCCCTTCATCATTAGTGAATATGCTTGGTGGATTTGTCTCTATCTATCAAGGACTAAAAGGTCCTAACCTTTCAGCAGTTACTGCATGTGCAGCTAGTACACATGCGATCAATGAAGCTGCAAAAAGTATTATGGTAGGTACAGCAGATAAAATGTTGGTAGTAGGTGCAGAAGCTGCGATTTGTGAAGTAGGGATCGGTGGATTTGCTGCAATGAAAGCACTTTCTACACGCAATGATGATCCGCAAACTGCATCAAGACCGTTTGATGCAGATCGTGACGGATTTATTATGGGTGAGGGTGCAGGTGCATTGGTACTTGAGGCGTATGAAGATGCTGTTGCACGTGGTGCAACGATCTACGGAGAGCTGATCGGGTTCGGTGAAAGTGGTGATGCAAGTCACATTACATCACCTTCGATGGATGGTCCACTTAGAGCTATGCAAATGGCATACAAAATGGCAGGTGAACCGAAAGTTGATTATGTCAATGCACACGGTACTTCGACTCCGGCAAATGACAAGAATGAAACTGCAGCACTTAAAGAGCTTTTTGGCGGTAAAGAGAATTGTCCTCCTGTAAGTTCTATCAAGGGACAAATCGGTCACTGTCTTGGTGCAGCAGGTGCCATTGAAGCTGTAACATGTCTTATGGCAATGAGAGACGGTGTACTTCCTCCGACAATTAACTACATGACTCCGGATGAGAACTGTGATCTTGACTATGTACCAAATGAGGCTAGAAAAGCTGATCTTAATATTGTAATGAGTAACTCATTTGGTTTTGGTGGAACAAACGGCGTAGTGATCTTCAAAAAGATATAA